The region TTTTTTGCCCAAAGAATGGGCATATTTAACAGCTTCTATAATTTCTTCATTGGAAAAATTCCCTGCTAATGCTCTCAAATTGAAAAATTTTCCGCCAAGGTAAGCTGCATCAGCTCCATAGCGGAAAACCATTTTTAATTTTTCCATATTACCAGCAGGGGAAAGCAACTCAATTTTTTTCATTGTCTTTCCTCCCAAAAAATTTAATTAATTTCGATAAGTTCAATTTCAAAAGTCAAATCTTTTCCTGCTAATGGATGATTGGTATCCATTTTTACTGTTTCATCTGTAACTTCTAAAATTTTTGCTAAAAAAACATTTCCTGATTGATCACCTAATTGAACTGTTTGACCTAAAGCTTCATCAATATTTGATGGGAAACTTTGTCTTGGTAATTCAAATATTTTTTCTTCAGAATATTCTCCATATGCTTCATTTGAAGGAATTGTAACTGTTTTCTTTTCTCCAATTTCCATTCCCATAATAGCTTCTTCAAATCCTGGTATAACCTGTCCTGAACCTAATTCAAATTCTAAAGGTTCTCTTCCAATTGAAGTATCAAAAACACTACCATCATTTAATGTTCCTGTGTAATGTACTTTAACTTTATTTCCTTTTTCTGCTTTCATATTATTCCGCCTTTCTCTTTTTTTCTTTTGCTTTTGATATAATAGGCTTTCTGCCTCTCTTTTTCTTTTTAAATGCTTGTAAAATAATTTCCGCTTCTTCAAACGGAACTGTCATAAATGAGAATTTATCGAGTATTCTAACATCCTTTAAATATATATTCTGTATGTTTGTGTATTCTTTTATCATATTTTTTAATTTTTCTATAGTTAAATCATCATCTCTTCCTAATGCAACAAATAACCTTGTTTTGCCTTTTTTATCAATAGATGAAACTTCTCTAATTTCTCGATAGTTTCTTTCATCAAGTTCATCTTGAAATGCATATTTTAATACAGCTGCTAAAACCTCTGTTGGTTTATTATCTTCAAGCATTTCTTCTGCCAATTTTATATAATTTTCATATGCATTATGTTCTAAAATACTGTTTATTTCACTTTTTATTCTTAATTTTTTTGTTTCTATAACATCTTTAATCTTTGGAATAGGTTTCTTTTTTATCTCACTTTTAGCTATTCTTTTTATAAACAATAATTTTCTATATTCTTCTGGTGTTACAAAAGTTATAGCTGTTCCTTCTTTACCTGCTCTCCCAGTCCTACCTATCCTATGGACATAAGATTCAGGATTCTGAGGTAATGAATAATTTATAACATGAGTTAAATCAATAATGTCTATACCTCTTGCTGCAACATCAGTAGCTACAAGTATATTTGCTCTTTTAGATTTAAATTTTTTCAAAATTCTTTCTCTTTGATATTGGGATAAATCTCCATGTAATGCTTCTGCACTATACCCTCTATCTATTAACCTGTTAGAAACAGTATCAACATCAACCTTTGTTCTACAAAATACTAAACCATAAAATTCTGGTTCAATATCAATTATTCTACATAATGCTTCGAACTTATCCTGCTCAGAAACTTCAAAGTATATTTGTTCTGTTAATTCTGTAGTTAATTGTTCAGGTTTTACTGAAATAATTTTATAATTTTTCATATGTCTTTTTGCCAATGAAATTATTCTTGATGGCATGGTTGCTGAAAATAACAATATTTGCCTATTATCAGGCGCCTTGGATAATATTTCTTCAACATCATCAATAAATCCCATATCCAACATTTCATCTGCTTCATCTAATATAAAATATCGAACATGACTTAGATCTAATGTTCTTCTTTTGATATGGTCAAGCACCCTTCCTGGTGTTCCAACTACAATATCAACGCCTTTTCTTAATCTACTTATTTGATTCTCAATTGATTGCCCACCATATATAGGAAATACATTTATTTTATTAGAACCTTTTAGAGAGTTTATCTCTTCAGCTACCTGTACTGCTAACTCTCTTGTTGGTGTTAATATCAATGCCTTCACTTTTTTAGATGGTTTCAATTTTTCAATTAGAGGCAATCCAAATGCTGCGGTTTTTCCAGTTCCAGTTTGAGCTTGACCAATAATATCCACATCTTGCTTTAATAAGAGAGGAATTACTTTTTCTTGAATTGGAGTTGGCTCCTCAAAACCTTTTTTCTTTAATGCTTTTAATGTCCCTTCTGATAAACCTAATTCTCTAAACTTTTCTAATTTTACCATTTTCTACCTCTTTCCATAATAATTTTTTCAGGTATTCTAATGCCAGAATATACCCATCGAGTCCTAACCCTGTAATTTGTCCATCACATACAGGGGCTATTACACTTTTATTTCTAAATTCTTCTCTCTTATATATATTAGAAATATGCAATTCGATTTTTGGAATATCTATTATTTCCAGAGCATCTCTAATTGCATAACTATAGTGTGTATAAGCACCTGCATTAATTATTAACCCTTTAAAATTCATTTTTTGAAGCCTATTTATAATTTCACCTTCAATGTTTGACTGAAAAACTTCTACTGGTATTCCACTTTTAATAGACCATTGTTTAATTTCTTCAATCAAATCTTCATATGAAAAGCTTCCATATATTTTTTTCGGGCGTTTCCCTAACATATTAAGGTTAGGACCATTAACTATTAATATCATATCATAAAACCCCCATGAATTTCTTTATATTTTTCATTCTTAACTTAACCTTTCCAACATCGTTACTTCCAAATCAACATTACCTATAGATTTAATTATCGGTATCTCTATTTTCTCTATTTTCTCTATTTTTTTATCCTGTATTATATATTTAAAAATTTGGTTTTTATCTAAATGTATATTTATTATTTCCGATGGAAGGATATTGTATATAAAATCTTTTATTAAATTGAAATCCTTGCTTTTATTTCCTAACTTTTCAGAAAGTTCTACCTCTTTTAATAACCCCCATCCTACGGATAGTCCATGTGAAATTCCGGTATAGCTTTCAAAAGCATGTCCATAGGTATGGCCTAAATTTAGAATTTTTCTTATGTTGTTATCATATGGATCTTGGGAAACTATATCTAATTTTACCTTAACAGCATATTTCAATATTTCAATTATAGTTTTTAATTCACGTCTTTTAATTTTATCTATGTTATTTAAAAACAAAGAAATATTTCCATCTATTATAGCTATTTTAAACGCCTCTACTATCCCTTCGAAATAATTTTCTTCTTTTTGCGAAATAACTGTTAATGGATCTATTATAACCTCTTCAGGAATTTTAAATGTTCCTATTGCATTTTTTATATTTTCAAAATTTACAGCATTTTTTCCTCCTATTGAAGCATCAACTTGAGCCAATAAAGTTGTAGGATAAAATTTTATATTTAAACCTCTTTTAAATGTTGAACCTACAAATCCTATTAAATCTGTGACTGTTCCTCCACCTACACCGTATATTGTGTCTTTTCTGCTTATTTTATTTTTTATCAAATATGTATATATTTTTTTCACATTATCATAATTTTT is a window of Marinitoga hydrogenitolerans DSM 16785 DNA encoding:
- a CDS encoding FKBP-type peptidyl-prolyl cis-trans isomerase; amino-acid sequence: MKAEKGNKVKVHYTGTLNDGSVFDTSIGREPLEFELGSGQVIPGFEEAIMGMEIGEKKTVTIPSNEAYGEYSEEKIFELPRQSFPSNIDEALGQTVQLGDQSGNVFLAKILEVTDETVKMDTNHPLAGKDLTFEIELIEIN
- a CDS encoding DEAD/DEAH box helicase translates to MVKLEKFRELGLSEGTLKALKKKGFEEPTPIQEKVIPLLLKQDVDIIGQAQTGTGKTAAFGLPLIEKLKPSKKVKALILTPTRELAVQVAEEINSLKGSNKINVFPIYGGQSIENQISRLRKGVDIVVGTPGRVLDHIKRRTLDLSHVRYFILDEADEMLDMGFIDDVEEILSKAPDNRQILLFSATMPSRIISLAKRHMKNYKIISVKPEQLTTELTEQIYFEVSEQDKFEALCRIIDIEPEFYGLVFCRTKVDVDTVSNRLIDRGYSAEALHGDLSQYQRERILKKFKSKRANILVATDVAARGIDIIDLTHVINYSLPQNPESYVHRIGRTGRAGKEGTAITFVTPEEYRKLLFIKRIAKSEIKKKPIPKIKDVIETKKLRIKSEINSILEHNAYENYIKLAEEMLEDNKPTEVLAAVLKYAFQDELDERNYREIREVSSIDKKGKTRLFVALGRDDDLTIEKLKNMIKEYTNIQNIYLKDVRILDKFSFMTVPFEEAEIILQAFKKKKRGRKPIISKAKEKKRKAE
- the aroQ gene encoding type II 3-dehydroquinate dehydratase; translated protein: MILIVNGPNLNMLGKRPKKIYGSFSYEDLIEEIKQWSIKSGIPVEVFQSNIEGEIINRLQKMNFKGLIINAGAYTHYSYAIRDALEIIDIPKIELHISNIYKREEFRNKSVIAPVCDGQITGLGLDGYILALEYLKKLLWKEVENGKIRKV
- a CDS encoding shikimate kinase; the protein is MPIYLIGMMGSGKTTIGKILSNVLNKKFIDLDVEIEKRERKKIKMIFSQNGEKYFRDIETKILKKTESEDAIISTGGGIILKKENREILKKHKTFFLYVPIEELIKRVNIENRPLLKDGKNILFKIWYERKELYNKFDKVDLTNLNEFESAAKILYKICEEKSEKIENDFQNAIIKITGLKELKSKENIFVSKTVNRIYGKIFTNPYVLNDGESIKNYDNVKKIYTYLIKNKISRKDTIYGVGGGTVTDLIGFVGSTFKRGLNIKFYPTTLLAQVDASIGGKNAVNFENIKNAIGTFKIPEEVIIDPLTVISQKEENYFEGIVEAFKIAIIDGNISLFLNNIDKIKRRELKTIIEILKYAVKVKLDIVSQDPYDNNIRKILNLGHTYGHAFESYTGISHGLSVGWGLLKEVELSEKLGNKSKDFNLIKDFIYNILPSEIINIHLDKNQIFKYIIQDKKIEKIEKIEIPIIKSIGNVDLEVTMLERLS